The following are from one region of the Hymenobacter radiodurans genome:
- a CDS encoding MGH1-like glycoside hydrolase domain-containing protein, with amino-acid sequence MTQEHLRLAESNAQNTVWKKFGPYLTERQWGTVREDYSANGNAWEYITHELARSYAYRWGEEGLGGISDHRQRLCFSVALWNGADRILKERLFGLTNGQGNHGEDVKEYYYYLDSTPTHSYMKMLYKYPQQKFPYELLVEENAKRTRDQPEYELDETGIFDDNRYFDVYVEYAKAGINDILIQITVHNRGANMAPIMVLPQVWFRNTWAWGHDDYRPTMSTPAPGVVQTDHKVMGRYQLYCDQNPPLLFCDNDTNGDKLYGLSAEGLFFKDGINDYVVNGKLDAINPAHTGTKAAAQYTLHVPAGGSQTVCLRLSQAELESPFADFADIFTARQQESDEFYARIQEKVKDPDARNIQRQAFAGMLWSKQFYYYDMAQWIDGDPNMLAPPNQRRTGRNSNWRHLYNDDIISMPDKWEYPWYAAWDLAFHCLPLAMVDAQFAKHQLRLLTRDWYMHPNGQLPAYEWNLSDVNPPVHAWATWRVYQMDKEQNNGKGDTHFLESVFHKLTLNFTWWVNHKDKSNRNIFEGGFLGLDNIGVFDRSAPLPTGGTIEQSDGTSWMAMYALNLMRIALELAQTNPVYQDIASKFFEHFLYIVEAMTRSGDGAFNLWDEEDEFYYDVLHTPDNVRTKLKVRSIVGLIPLFAVEVLDDELLAAMPDFTRRLRWMLDNRPQLAELVSRWLEPGKGDRHLLSLLRSHRLKCLLRRMLDEAEFLSEFGVRAMSRYHLAKPYVYPTPEAEFTVGYVPGEAESSMFGGNSNWRGPIWFPINYLIIESLEKFYTYYGDSLKVEYPTGSGELRNLRDIAAALSERLTKLFLKDENGRRPAFGNSELLQTDPHFTDNLLFHEYFHGDDGHGLGANHQTGWTGLVVRLLQPQS; translated from the coding sequence ATGACGCAAGAACACCTACGCTTAGCTGAATCAAACGCTCAAAATACCGTCTGGAAGAAGTTTGGACCTTACCTCACCGAACGGCAATGGGGTACCGTGCGCGAAGACTACAGCGCCAACGGCAACGCTTGGGAGTATATCACCCACGAGCTGGCTCGCAGCTATGCCTACCGTTGGGGTGAGGAAGGGCTGGGGGGCATTTCTGACCACCGACAGCGCCTGTGCTTCTCGGTGGCGCTCTGGAATGGGGCCGACCGTATTCTAAAAGAGCGCCTGTTTGGCCTGACCAACGGACAGGGTAACCACGGCGAGGACGTAAAGGAGTATTACTACTACCTCGACAGCACGCCCACGCACTCCTACATGAAGATGCTGTATAAGTATCCACAGCAGAAATTCCCGTACGAGCTGTTGGTAGAAGAAAACGCCAAGCGCACCCGCGACCAGCCTGAGTATGAGCTGGATGAGACCGGTATCTTCGACGACAACCGGTATTTCGATGTGTATGTGGAGTATGCTAAGGCGGGCATCAATGACATTCTGATTCAGATAACGGTGCACAACCGGGGGGCAAATATGGCCCCCATTATGGTGTTGCCGCAGGTGTGGTTTCGCAATACTTGGGCTTGGGGCCACGACGACTATCGGCCGACGATGAGCACGCCCGCGCCCGGCGTGGTGCAGACCGACCACAAGGTGATGGGGCGCTACCAGTTGTATTGCGACCAGAATCCGCCGCTGCTTTTCTGTGATAACGACACCAACGGCGACAAGCTGTATGGTCTGTCGGCGGAGGGTTTATTCTTCAAGGATGGCATCAACGATTATGTCGTTAATGGAAAACTGGATGCCATAAACCCGGCTCATACCGGCACCAAAGCCGCTGCTCAGTACACGCTGCACGTACCGGCTGGCGGCTCCCAAACGGTGTGCCTGCGCCTGAGCCAAGCCGAGCTGGAATCTCCGTTCGCTGATTTCGCCGACATTTTTACGGCCCGCCAGCAGGAATCCGATGAATTTTACGCCCGCATTCAGGAGAAGGTAAAAGACCCGGATGCGCGCAATATTCAGCGTCAGGCCTTTGCGGGAATGCTCTGGAGCAAGCAGTTCTACTACTATGACATGGCCCAGTGGATCGACGGCGACCCGAACATGCTGGCTCCGCCCAACCAACGCCGCACCGGCCGCAACAGCAACTGGCGCCACCTGTATAACGACGACATCATCTCGATGCCCGACAAGTGGGAATACCCGTGGTACGCGGCCTGGGACCTCGCTTTTCACTGTCTACCCTTAGCCATGGTAGATGCGCAGTTTGCCAAGCACCAGCTACGCCTGCTCACCCGCGACTGGTACATGCACCCTAACGGCCAGCTGCCGGCCTACGAGTGGAACCTGAGCGACGTGAACCCACCCGTGCACGCCTGGGCCACCTGGCGCGTGTATCAGATGGATAAAGAACAGAATAACGGCAAGGGTGATACGCACTTCCTGGAGTCGGTATTCCATAAGCTCACCCTCAACTTTACCTGGTGGGTAAACCACAAAGACAAAAGCAACCGCAATATTTTCGAGGGGGGCTTTTTGGGGCTGGATAACATCGGGGTGTTCGACCGCTCGGCCCCGCTGCCGACGGGTGGCACCATCGAGCAGTCGGATGGCACCAGCTGGATGGCCATGTACGCGCTTAATCTTATGCGCATTGCCCTGGAGCTGGCCCAAACCAACCCCGTGTACCAGGATATTGCCAGCAAGTTCTTTGAGCATTTCCTCTACATTGTGGAGGCCATGACCCGAAGCGGCGACGGTGCATTCAACCTGTGGGACGAGGAGGACGAGTTCTACTACGACGTGCTGCACACCCCCGATAATGTACGCACCAAGCTCAAAGTGCGCTCCATTGTGGGCCTGATTCCGTTGTTTGCAGTGGAAGTGCTCGACGACGAACTGCTGGCGGCCATGCCCGATTTTACCCGCCGCCTGCGCTGGATGCTGGACAATCGGCCCCAGCTGGCGGAGCTGGTGTCGCGGTGGCTGGAGCCCGGCAAAGGCGACCGACACTTACTGTCGTTGCTCCGTAGTCATCGGCTCAAATGTCTGCTGCGGCGCATGCTGGATGAGGCCGAATTCCTGTCGGAGTTTGGGGTACGAGCCATGTCGCGCTATCACCTCGCAAAGCCGTATGTGTACCCTACACCGGAAGCGGAGTTTACCGTGGGCTATGTGCCCGGCGAAGCGGAGTCGAGCATGTTTGGGGGCAACTCCAACTGGCGCGGGCCTATCTGGTTTCCGATTAACTACTTGATTATTGAGTCGTTGGAGAAGTTTTACACCTACTACGGCGACTCTCTGAAAGTAGAATACCCCACGGGCTCGGGTGAGCTGCGCAACCTCCGCGATATTGCCGCCGCCCTATCGGAGCGCCTGACGAAGCTTTTCCTGAAAGACGAAAACGGCCGCCGTCCCGCCTTTGGCAACTCTGAGCTGCTCCAAACCGACCCGCACTTCACGGATAATCTGCTCTTCCACGAATATTTCCACGGCGACGACGGTCATGGCCTGGGTGCCAATCACCAAACCGGCTGGACTGGCTTGGTGGTACGCCTGCTTCAGCCGCAGTCGTAA